The sequence GACACTAGCCCCACGGTTATTTCCACGTTATCTTTTCAGTTTTCACAAAAGAGGTTGGAAGAAAGTGTACTCCCAACCTCTTTTGTGCGTATAATCGACCAAGATGAGAGTAGAAGCTGACCGCTTTAATTGTGCTTTAATCTTACTTATAGTAAAATATATAACTAAGAGACTAATCGGAGGTGACGATGAATGACTACTAATAATGATGAAACGATGTTCTATGACTTTGGTCAGGAACGCAAGAAGAATATCAAGGAAACCCTGAAGACGGTTTACGAATCGCTGGAGGAAAAGGGCTATAACCCAATCAACCAGATTGTGGGGTACTTGCTCTCCGGTGATCCAGCCTACATTCCGCGGTTAAACAACGCCCGGAACCTGATCCGGCAGCACGAGCGGGATGAGATTATCGAGGAGTTAGTTGTGTCGTACCTGAAGAATAATGGTGAGACTAAATGAGGTTAATGGGCTTAGACGTCGGTTCCAAGACGGTTGGCATCGCGGTCAGTGATCCCCTGGGCTGGACGGCTCAATCGGTCGAGATCATCCCCATCAATGAGGATGAGGAGGTCTTCGGCATTGACCGGGTGGCCGAGCTGGTCGCCAAAGAACAGGTGGGCGGCTTTGTGCTGGGCTTGCCGAAGAACATGAACAACACCGAAGGCCCCCGGGTCGATGCCGCCAAGCACTACGGCGAATTGCTGAAGGAACGCTTCCCCGAGATTCCGATTGACTTTCAAGACGAACGGTTAACGACCGTCGAGGCCCACCGGATGCTCGTCGAGGAGGCCGACATCTCCCGTGCCAAGCAAAAAAAGGTGATTGATTCGGTCGCCGCAACCTTTATTCTGCAGAGCTATCTGGATCGTCATGGCCGCTTAGTTTCGAAACTGAAATAAGGATGAATTGATATGAGCAAACAACAATCTAACAACGACGAAAACTTAATTACCCTGATCGATGAGGAAGGGAACGAACAGCTCTTCAAGGAACTGTTCACCTTCGACTCCGACGATTACGGCAAGTCCTACATCTTCATTTATCCCGCCGAGCAGGAGAATGACGATTCCGTTGACATCCAGGCTTACATCGTGGCCGACAATGAAGATGGCGACGGGCAGGACCTGGTGCCGATCGAGGATGACAAGGAATGGGACATGGTCGAACAGGTCTTAAACACCTTCCTCGATGATGATGGCAACTTTAATGCTTAATACGGGGGTAATTGGGAAGCGGTAGCCGGCTTGGCTATCACTTCCCTTTTCTATCGTTTAAAGCGGGGGAACAATGATACTTACTACCTTTATAATCCTGGTTTTGATTGGCTGCTTCATTAACGGGCGGCGCCGGGGCCTGTTGATGATGGTCCTCTACGCCGGCACCTACTTGGTCAGCTGGCTGGTGGCCCGCTGGGGAGCGACGGCGCTGGGGACCGGCTTGGGTCATCTTCTGCCGGACGTCAGCCAGAGTGCTACCTATTCGAGCGCAATCCTCAAGACCGTTAACAACAACGACTTCTTTTACCGGGGGATTGCCTTCATGATCATCTTCACCCTGGTGGCCTGGCTTTGTCACTGGGCGATTCACAAGCTGCGCTGGATCAAGCGCCTGCCGGTGATCGGGACCTTTGATGCACTGGCTGGCGGCCTGCTTTCGCTGGTGATCGGCTACATCATTTTATACGTCGCCCTGGTGATTCTTCAGCTCTGGCCGGCCGGCTGGTGGCAGCTGCAGCTCGCCAATTCAGGACTGGCTCAGTTCATGATCAATCAAACCCCGGGCTTAGCACAGATTGTATTAGACACGTTGAACTAATAGAGGAAGAAAGCAAGAATGAATCATAAAATTACACAGACATTGGAATTTGACCGCATCAAGGGGATGCTGGCCACACGCCTGGTGTCGGCTGCGGGACACCACGAGTTGGAAAGAATGGCACCGCAGAGTGATTTTGACCGGGTGCAGCGCTACCTAACGGAAACCACCGACGGCGCCGACATCTTGCGACTGGAGGGGGGCATTCCGATCCCTAAGCTGGCGGACATTCAGCCTCAGATGAAGCGACTCAAGATCGGTGCCAACCTGAACGGGACCGAGTTGGCCCAGGTCACCAAGGTCCTGCAGACCAGTATGAGCGTTCGCAACTTCTTTGACCAAATGCGGGAGAAGAAGATCAAGCTGCGCGTTCTCGACCAGCTGGTGGACCGGCTGGTAACGATCCCGTCGGTCACCCAGCGCCTGGTCCGCTCGGTAGATCCGGACGGCCGGCTTAATGACGAAGCTTCGACCAAGCTGCACGGGATCCGGCAGTTGATCATAAAGACGGAAAACGACATTCACCAGCAGATGGAGCACTACACCCGCGGCAAGGGCGCCAAGTACCTGAGCGAGCCGGTCATCACGATTAGAAACGACCGCTACGTCGTTCCCGCTCTGGCCCGCTACCGGAACAAGCTCGGTGGGGTGGTCCACGACCAGAGTGCCAGTGGCCAGACCCTCTACATCGAACCGGCCGGGGTAGTGGAGTTCAACAACCGCCTCCGCCAGGCCCAGATTGAAGAGCAGCAGGAGATGCGGCGGATTCTGGCGGAACTGTCGGCCCTGATCGCACCCTACCGCCACGACATCCAAAACAACGAGCACGTCCTCGGCCAGCTGGACTTCATCAACGCCAAGGCCGCCTTGGCCCACGACATGAAGGCCAGCCTGCCGATCCTGAGTCGGGAGAACCACGTTAACCTGCGCCACGCCCGCCATCCCCTGATTGATCCCAAGAAGGTCGTCGACAACGACATTAAGATCGGGGAGGACTACCAGGCGATTGTGATCACCGGGCCGAACACCGGTGGGAAGACGATCACCCTAAAGACCCTGGGCCTGATCCAGCTGATGGGTCAATCCGGGCTCTTCATTCCCGCCGAAGAAGGCAGCACGATCGGCGTCTTCGACAACATTTTCGCCGACATCGGGGATGAACAGTCGCTGGAGCAGAACCTCAGTACCTTCTCCGGCCACATGGACAACGTCAAGGCCATCCTGGACCAGATCACCGACCGCTCCCTGGTGCTGCTCGATGAATTGGGGGCCGGGACCGACCCGAAGGAAGGGGCCGCCCTGGCGATGGCCATCCTGGACAACATCGGCAGCAAGGGCAGCATGGTGGTCATCACCACTCACTACCCGGAGCTGAAGGTTTACGGCTACGACCGGGCCAAGACGATCAACGCCAGCATGGAATTCGATGCCAAGACCCTGCGGCCGACCTACCGGCTCCTGCTCGGCATCCCCGGGCGATCCAACGGTTTGGAGATTGCCCAGCGGCTCGGCATTGACACGGGCATCATCGATGAGGCCCGTTCGCTGGTTAGCGACGACAGCCAGGACCTCAACCAGATGATCGGTGACCTGGTCGAGCAACGCAAGCAGGCCCGCGAGGAGAACGAGCGCCTGACCAAGCTGGTTGCCGCCAACGAAAAGACCCAGCACGACTTGGATGAGCGGCTGAGTCGCTTCAACGAGCAGCGGGACAAGCTCTTTGACCAGGCCCGCTCCCAGGCTAACCACCAGGTCTCGATGGCCAAGCGCAAGGCCAACAGCATCATCCACCACCTCCGGCAGCTGGAGGTTCAGCAGGGTGCCAACGTCAAGGAAAACCAGTTGATCGATGCTCAGGGGGCACTGAATGCCCTCCACCAGGACGATCCGCGTTTGAAGAACAATACCGTTCTCAAACGGGCCAAGGCGCGTCACGACCTTCATCCGGGCGACGCGGTCCTGGTCAAGTCCTATGGTCAGTACGGTGAGCTCATGTCCAAGCGGGGCAATCACAAGTGGGAGGTCCAGATCGGAATCCTCAAGATGGAGATCGACGAGCGGGACCTGGAGAAGGTTGCCAAGAAGGACCTGCCAAAGGAAAAGACGACTCAGCGGGCCCGCAGCGCGGTTCACACCACCCAGACCCGCAAGACCTCGGCCCGGCTGGACCTGCGGGGGCACCGTTACGAGCAGGCGATGAGTGAGCTGAGCGACTTCATCGATCATGCCCTCTTAAATAACCTTTCCTCGGTTACAATCATCCACGGGAAGGGAACCGGGGCCTTGCGGAAGGGGACCCAGCAGTACCTGCAGAGCAACCCGCGGGTCAAGTCCTTTGGCTACGCGGCACCGAACAACGGTGGCGACGGGGCGACGATCGTTAATCTGTAGTTTTTTCTGACAAAAAGTAAGCAATAATCGTGACAGGGAAGATTTCCTTTGCTAGAATAATGGTAATTAATCTAAAGGAGGAAAAAACGATGGCAGTAAACGTAACGACTGACCAAAGCTTTGCGCAGGACACCGCCAATGGCGTGGCCCTGATCGACTTCTGGGCAACCTGGTGTGGCCCGTGTCGGATGCAGTCCCCAGTCGTGGAGGCCCTGTCCGACGAGATGGATGACGTCCACTTCTTCAAACTGGACGTGGATCAGAACCCGGCGACGGCCCAAGAATTCCGGATCATGAGCATTCCGACGATGATGATCAAGAAGGACGGTCAGGTGGTTGACCAGATCGTGGGTTATCATTCCAAGGAACAGCTGCAGCAGATCCTGCAACAGTACACGGCCTAAAGAAAAAGCATTGGCAAATCACTCAATTGCGATTTGCCAATGCTTTTT comes from Limosilactobacillus sp. and encodes:
- a CDS encoding IreB family regulatory phosphoprotein, translating into MTTNNDETMFYDFGQERKKNIKETLKTVYESLEEKGYNPINQIVGYLLSGDPAYIPRLNNARNLIRQHERDEIIEELVVSYLKNNGETK
- the ruvX gene encoding Holliday junction resolvase RuvX, producing MRLMGLDVGSKTVGIAVSDPLGWTAQSVEIIPINEDEEVFGIDRVAELVAKEQVGGFVLGLPKNMNNTEGPRVDAAKHYGELLKERFPEIPIDFQDERLTTVEAHRMLVEEADISRAKQKKVIDSVAATFILQSYLDRHGRLVSKLK
- a CDS encoding DUF1292 domain-containing protein yields the protein MSKQQSNNDENLITLIDEEGNEQLFKELFTFDSDDYGKSYIFIYPAEQENDDSVDIQAYIVADNEDGDGQDLVPIEDDKEWDMVEQVLNTFLDDDGNFNA
- a CDS encoding CvpA family protein, with product MILTTFIILVLIGCFINGRRRGLLMMVLYAGTYLVSWLVARWGATALGTGLGHLLPDVSQSATYSSAILKTVNNNDFFYRGIAFMIIFTLVAWLCHWAIHKLRWIKRLPVIGTFDALAGGLLSLVIGYIILYVALVILQLWPAGWWQLQLANSGLAQFMINQTPGLAQIVLDTLN
- a CDS encoding endonuclease MutS2, whose translation is MNHKITQTLEFDRIKGMLATRLVSAAGHHELERMAPQSDFDRVQRYLTETTDGADILRLEGGIPIPKLADIQPQMKRLKIGANLNGTELAQVTKVLQTSMSVRNFFDQMREKKIKLRVLDQLVDRLVTIPSVTQRLVRSVDPDGRLNDEASTKLHGIRQLIIKTENDIHQQMEHYTRGKGAKYLSEPVITIRNDRYVVPALARYRNKLGGVVHDQSASGQTLYIEPAGVVEFNNRLRQAQIEEQQEMRRILAELSALIAPYRHDIQNNEHVLGQLDFINAKAALAHDMKASLPILSRENHVNLRHARHPLIDPKKVVDNDIKIGEDYQAIVITGPNTGGKTITLKTLGLIQLMGQSGLFIPAEEGSTIGVFDNIFADIGDEQSLEQNLSTFSGHMDNVKAILDQITDRSLVLLDELGAGTDPKEGAALAMAILDNIGSKGSMVVITTHYPELKVYGYDRAKTINASMEFDAKTLRPTYRLLLGIPGRSNGLEIAQRLGIDTGIIDEARSLVSDDSQDLNQMIGDLVEQRKQAREENERLTKLVAANEKTQHDLDERLSRFNEQRDKLFDQARSQANHQVSMAKRKANSIIHHLRQLEVQQGANVKENQLIDAQGALNALHQDDPRLKNNTVLKRAKARHDLHPGDAVLVKSYGQYGELMSKRGNHKWEVQIGILKMEIDERDLEKVAKKDLPKEKTTQRARSAVHTTQTRKTSARLDLRGHRYEQAMSELSDFIDHALLNNLSSVTIIHGKGTGALRKGTQQYLQSNPRVKSFGYAAPNNGGDGATIVNL
- the trxA gene encoding thioredoxin; amino-acid sequence: MAVNVTTDQSFAQDTANGVALIDFWATWCGPCRMQSPVVEALSDEMDDVHFFKLDVDQNPATAQEFRIMSIPTMMIKKDGQVVDQIVGYHSKEQLQQILQQYTA